One stretch of Nitratiruptor tergarcus DSM 16512 DNA includes these proteins:
- a CDS encoding mechanosensitive ion channel domain-containing protein, translating into MRLLFFLFFAFTLFAADINQTLIQGDSKLYRQLLHQISKQKQTNEDTSLQKALLKKLIDLEKSSTKIEPPKLSPPKKEDDLLELIDTYIDVAKQKQVLIQTIDTLDDKLDVLRSQIAGLENNATNLNDLELQYAFYVKEKALAQKKVDMLAKVQENIKNLLISGIKSIPVQKSDSAKALAAIEDDLQKIRKKIQAYNIELERRVLLGKDTSYLQKQIDFLQKKERQSIEKKLGILFQEFLFALQTNRSKDVFSIKKEIVNLTKKYYSSDLTDAINELLSTLATSILGKAQTLKGATFEEIKTLLKTIWKKANEPLFTINGIPISSFKLFLALLIFILGIFIGTLYKSYVKNISYRSKNFTQSTATLLANLGYYLLVIIAFFLALNTLGIDLSSLAIVAGALSVGIGFGLQNIVSNFVSGIILMFERSIKIGDYLEIDGELRGHVSDIRMRSTTITTNDNIDVIVPNQDLIQNKVINWTMNDRIRRFRIPFGVAYGTDVHKVIKVVREAVEKSGFTDIYNTPKRHTRVIMTGMGDSSVDFELLVWVKGEEILYPKRTTSRFLILIYDALYEHGIEIPFPQRDIHIRKGDAPIEVVLKKEENS; encoded by the coding sequence ATGAGATTACTCTTTTTTCTCTTTTTTGCTTTTACGCTTTTTGCAGCAGATATCAATCAAACGTTGATTCAGGGAGATAGCAAACTCTATAGGCAGTTGCTTCATCAAATTTCAAAGCAAAAGCAGACAAATGAAGATACGAGTTTGCAAAAAGCACTTTTGAAAAAGCTTATAGACCTCGAAAAGAGCTCTACAAAAATAGAGCCACCAAAACTCTCACCTCCAAAAAAAGAGGACGATCTTTTAGAACTTATTGATACTTATATAGATGTAGCAAAGCAAAAGCAGGTACTTATACAAACTATTGATACATTAGATGATAAACTTGACGTTTTACGCTCACAAATTGCAGGTTTAGAAAATAATGCTACTAATCTTAATGATTTAGAGCTGCAGTATGCTTTTTATGTAAAAGAGAAAGCACTTGCACAAAAAAAAGTCGATATGCTCGCTAAAGTGCAAGAGAATATAAAGAATTTACTCATTAGTGGTATTAAGTCTATTCCTGTGCAAAAGAGTGATAGTGCAAAGGCTTTGGCAGCGATAGAAGATGATCTTCAAAAAATTCGAAAAAAGATACAGGCATATAATATAGAATTAGAAAGACGAGTTTTACTAGGGAAAGATACAAGTTATTTACAAAAACAGATAGATTTTTTACAAAAAAAAGAGAGGCAAAGTATTGAAAAAAAATTAGGGATACTTTTTCAAGAGTTTCTTTTTGCTTTGCAGACTAATAGAAGTAAGGATGTTTTTAGCATCAAAAAAGAGATAGTAAATCTTACTAAAAAGTACTACTCATCTGATTTAACAGATGCTATTAATGAGCTTCTTTCAACATTAGCTACTTCTATTTTAGGAAAAGCACAGACTCTTAAAGGTGCTACTTTTGAAGAGATAAAGACTCTACTCAAAACAATTTGGAAAAAAGCAAACGAGCCTCTTTTTACTATCAATGGTATTCCAATTAGCTCTTTTAAGCTCTTTTTGGCTCTTTTAATATTTATTTTGGGAATTTTTATTGGTACTTTATATAAAAGCTATGTAAAAAATATCTCATATCGCAGTAAAAATTTTACACAGTCTACTGCTACGCTTTTAGCAAATCTTGGCTATTATCTCCTTGTCATTATTGCATTTTTCTTGGCTCTCAATACTTTAGGTATTGACCTCTCATCTTTAGCCATTGTTGCTGGTGCTCTTTCAGTTGGTATCGGTTTTGGTCTACAAAATATTGTTTCCAATTTTGTCTCAGGTATTATTTTGATGTTTGAACGCAGTATCAAAATAGGAGACTATTTAGAGATTGATGGTGAATTACGAGGGCATGTGAGCGATATACGGATGCGTTCTACTACAATTACCACAAATGATAATATAGATGTCATTGTTCCAAATCAAGATCTCATTCAAAATAAAGTGATTAACTGGACAATGAACGATCGCATACGTCGTTTTCGTATTCCTTTTGGAGTAGCCTATGGAACAGATGTGCATAAAGTGATTAAAGTGGTGAGAGAAGCTGTTGAGAAGAGTGGTTTTACAGATATTTATAATACACCAAAACGGCATACCCGTGTTATTATGACAGGAATGGGCGATAGCAGTGTTGATTTTGAGCTTTTAGTTTGGGTGAAAGGAGAGGAGATTCTCTATCCCAAAAGAACTACTTCACGATTTTTAATATTAATCTATGATGCATTATATGAGCATGGTATCGAAATACCATTCCCTCAGCGAGATATTCATATTCGTAAAGGGGATGCTCCTATTGAAGTTGTCCTTAAAAAAGAGGAAAACTCTTAA
- the pstB gene encoding phosphate ABC transporter ATP-binding protein PstB — protein sequence MATVCEVIEPKELEVKNFSFYYAGSDKLALKNINMPIAKKRVTALIGPSGCGKSTLLRSFNRIHDLYPGNRYEGEILFEGRNILDKKIDLIHLRTQIGMIFQKPTPFPMSIFDNVTYGLKLQGIKNKNELAGRVEEALKGAALWNEVKDRLKEDAMALSGGQQQRLCIARAVAVKPKVLLFDEPTSALDPISTQAIEELVIELKEQMTILIVTHNMQQAARISDYTAFMYLGELIELGATEEFFINPREKLSEDYITGKFG from the coding sequence ATGGCAACTGTTTGTGAGGTAATTGAACCAAAAGAGTTAGAAGTTAAAAATTTTTCTTTTTATTATGCTGGCAGCGATAAGCTAGCTTTGAAAAATATCAATATGCCTATTGCAAAAAAAAGAGTCACTGCTCTCATAGGTCCTAGTGGTTGCGGTAAATCAACACTCCTTCGCTCATTCAACCGTATCCATGATCTTTATCCCGGTAACCGCTATGAGGGAGAGATCCTCTTTGAGGGGCGCAATATTTTAGATAAAAAGATAGATCTTATTCACTTACGCACCCAAATAGGAATGATTTTTCAAAAGCCAACCCCTTTTCCGATGAGTATTTTTGATAACGTTACTTATGGGCTAAAACTACAGGGTATTAAAAACAAAAATGAGCTTGCCGGACGTGTAGAAGAAGCACTAAAGGGCGCAGCACTCTGGAATGAAGTAAAAGATAGACTTAAAGAGGATGCTATGGCTTTAAGCGGCGGGCAGCAACAGCGTCTTTGTATCGCTCGAGCAGTAGCAGTCAAACCAAAAGTTTTGCTCTTTGATGAGCCAACTAGTGCACTCGATCCAATATCAACTCAGGCCATTGAAGAGCTGGTAATTGAACTTAAAGAGCAGATGACCATCCTCATAGTTACGCACAATATGCAGCAAGCCGCTCGTATCAGTGACTATACTGCATTTATGTATCTTGGAGAGCTCATAGAGCTTGGAGCGACAGAAGAGTTCTTCATCAATCCAAGAGAGAAACTCTCCGAAGATTACATCACAGGAAAATTTGGTTAA
- the pstA gene encoding phosphate ABC transporter permease PstA, with protein sequence MKRRKIINFIVMTLSTLSALLGIFFLFWILWTLFSKGISTMSLDIFTQDTPPPMSPGGLRNAIVGQLILVGVASAIGIPLGLLAGTYLSEFGKKSRYTEFIRDISDIMMSAPSIVIGAFVYAIIVAPMGHFSGWAGAAALAIMMIPIVLRTTDDMLGLVPESLREAAYALGAPKYKVILQIVYRGAKVGIVTGILLSIARIAGETAPLLFTSFNNNFYTTNLNEAMPTLTVTMFNFATSPYNTWINLGWAAAFLLGMFVFAINLIGRFIIRKRKK encoded by the coding sequence ATGAAAAGGCGAAAAATTATAAACTTTATCGTTATGACTCTCTCAACCCTAAGTGCTCTTCTTGGAATTTTTTTTCTCTTTTGGATTCTTTGGACGCTTTTTTCCAAAGGAATTTCAACTATGAGTCTTGATATCTTCACCCAAGATACACCTCCACCAATGAGCCCTGGTGGACTTCGTAATGCAATAGTAGGTCAACTTATTTTGGTAGGTGTTGCAAGTGCCATTGGAATACCCTTGGGACTTCTAGCAGGCACTTACCTCAGCGAATTTGGCAAAAAAAGCCGCTACACAGAGTTTATCCGCGATATCAGTGATATTATGATGAGTGCGCCTTCTATTGTTATTGGAGCGTTTGTATATGCAATTATAGTAGCTCCTATGGGACATTTTAGCGGATGGGCGGGAGCTGCTGCTTTGGCTATAATGATGATACCAATAGTACTGCGCACTACTGATGATATGCTGGGCCTTGTTCCTGAGTCTCTACGTGAGGCAGCATACGCCTTAGGAGCTCCAAAATACAAAGTAATTTTGCAGATAGTCTATCGTGGAGCAAAGGTAGGAATAGTAACGGGGATTTTACTCTCAATTGCCCGTATCGCAGGTGAGACAGCGCCACTTCTCTTTACATCTTTTAACAACAACTTCTATACAACCAATCTCAACGAAGCGATGCCAACTTTGACAGTTACGATGTTTAACTTTGCAACAAGCCCGTATAATACTTGGATAAATCTTGGCTGGGCAGCTGCATTTTTACTCGGTATGTTTGTTTTTGCTATTAATCTTATTGGACGCTTTATAATTAGAAAAAGGAAAAAATAA
- the pstC gene encoding phosphate ABC transporter permease subunit PstC, translating into MQKAIDLTFENLTKIAAFFVLVVLVAIFWILFQEAKPAIEAFGLKFLLNTKWAPNLEIFGGAPAIYGSVVSTIIAMALATPVAIGVAIFLTEIAPKFLKAPTSIAIELLAAIPSIIYGMWGLFFFAPIIRDAFGGSGLGLLTAGIVLAIMILPFMAAITRDSMNTTPDVLKESAYALGATKWDVIKDVVLPYAKAGVIGSIILALGRAIGETMAVTFVMGNVHKIPKSLIEPATSIPVTLANEFTEADGDLYYASLFYLALILFVISFIVIAVAKFYFLKRGSR; encoded by the coding sequence GTGCAAAAAGCCATTGATTTAACATTTGAAAATTTAACAAAAATTGCGGCATTTTTTGTTCTTGTAGTCTTAGTAGCTATTTTTTGGATCCTCTTTCAAGAAGCCAAACCTGCTATTGAAGCTTTTGGCCTCAAATTTTTACTCAACACTAAATGGGCTCCAAATCTTGAGATTTTTGGTGGAGCCCCTGCGATTTATGGCTCAGTAGTCTCTACTATTATCGCTATGGCTTTAGCAACACCTGTTGCTATTGGTGTGGCAATATTTCTCACTGAAATAGCACCAAAATTCCTCAAAGCTCCTACAAGCATAGCTATAGAATTGCTCGCAGCCATTCCATCTATAATTTACGGAATGTGGGGTCTTTTCTTTTTTGCTCCTATTATCCGTGATGCCTTTGGTGGAAGCGGACTTGGACTGCTAACGGCCGGAATAGTGTTAGCAATCATGATTTTACCCTTTATGGCGGCAATTACGCGAGACAGTATGAATACAACACCAGATGTGCTTAAAGAGTCTGCATACGCTTTAGGAGCCACTAAGTGGGATGTAATCAAAGATGTAGTGTTGCCCTATGCGAAAGCCGGAGTTATTGGATCAATCATTTTAGCACTAGGGCGAGCAATCGGTGAGACAATGGCGGTAACTTTTGTAATGGGAAACGTTCATAAAATTCCAAAAAGCCTAATTGAACCTGCAACATCCATTCCCGTAACTTTGGCCAATGAATTTACAGAAGCTGATGGAGATCTCTACTATGCAAGTCTTTTTTACTTAGCACTTATCCTCTTTGTTATCAGTTTTATTGTCATTGCGGTTGCAAAATTTTACTTTCTTAAAAGAGGTAGCAGATGA
- the pstS gene encoding phosphate ABC transporter substrate-binding protein PstS, with translation MRSIAITALAVAAIATSSFAERINGAGATFPAPLYYAWAYNYYKVTGNQINYQSIGSGGGIKQISARIVDFGASDKPLKPKQLDKKRLYQFPAVIGSIVVAYNVPNIPDNLKLENKDVADIFLGKIKYWDDKAIAEDNPGVKLPHKKIVVIHRSDGSGTTFNFTYFLTHISKDWASNVGTGKAVDWPVGLGGKGNEGVSNLLKQTPYSIGYVEYAYKKQNNFKAATLQTVSGKWVAPTEKNFQAAASHAKWSPKNHFYQVLALQPGDNSYPIVAGTFILLPREKTKTNKKVTAFFDWAFRNGDEEAKRLGYIPLPASTKDIIRKYWEMHKIAPKSK, from the coding sequence ATGAGAAGCATTGCAATAACAGCTCTTGCAGTAGCGGCAATCGCTACAAGCAGCTTTGCTGAGCGTATTAACGGAGCAGGTGCCACGTTTCCAGCTCCACTTTACTATGCATGGGCATATAATTACTATAAGGTAACAGGAAATCAAATAAACTATCAATCTATTGGAAGTGGGGGCGGTATTAAACAAATTAGTGCTAGAATTGTTGATTTTGGAGCAAGCGATAAGCCTCTCAAACCAAAACAGCTTGATAAAAAAAGACTCTACCAATTTCCGGCTGTCATTGGAAGTATCGTAGTAGCTTATAATGTTCCAAATATTCCAGACAATCTTAAACTTGAAAACAAAGATGTAGCCGATATTTTTCTTGGCAAAATAAAATACTGGGATGATAAAGCAATTGCCGAAGATAATCCAGGTGTGAAACTTCCTCATAAAAAAATCGTTGTTATTCATAGAAGCGATGGCAGCGGAACGACTTTTAATTTTACCTATTTTCTTACACATATTAGCAAAGATTGGGCAAGCAATGTAGGAACAGGAAAAGCAGTAGACTGGCCTGTAGGGCTAGGCGGCAAAGGAAATGAGGGAGTATCAAACCTTTTAAAACAAACCCCTTACAGTATCGGCTATGTAGAGTATGCCTACAAAAAACAGAACAACTTCAAAGCTGCCACTTTGCAAACGGTAAGCGGCAAATGGGTAGCACCGACTGAAAAAAATTTCCAAGCAGCAGCTTCTCATGCAAAATGGAGTCCAAAAAACCACTTTTACCAAGTCTTGGCACTGCAACCAGGTGATAACAGCTATCCAATAGTAGCTGGGACTTTCATTTTGCTTCCACGGGAAAAAACCAAAACAAACAAAAAAGTAACGGCTTTCTTTGACTGGGCTTTTAGAAACGGAGATGAAGAGGCAAAAAGATTGGGATATATTCCGCTTCCGGCATCCACGAAAGATATCATCAGAAAATATTGGGAAATGCACAAAATTGCTCCCAAGAGCAAATAA
- a CDS encoding phosphate signaling complex PhoU family protein: MLTTYQQRVKKLNSMVQDATKKIVAAHKVALSAFKNKDLDEFEAVIELVKTMDEEARDIDNDVVKIIALFGPEASELRELIAYIKLTNEIVRIGDYAKTYAKTMKRHIANEIDFSKLDEYVVQLHETAIKAIEFALDIIESEDGEELYRKTMVEESKTDEIFKLFEKELLSDLCEDSEKIADYLNVLSTARKIERTADRAVEIAKLLLFAKKGGKLESF; this comes from the coding sequence ATGCTTACAACCTATCAGCAAAGAGTAAAAAAACTCAATAGTATGGTTCAAGATGCTACAAAAAAGATTGTAGCAGCCCACAAAGTAGCACTCAGCGCTTTTAAAAACAAAGATTTGGATGAGTTTGAAGCGGTTATTGAGTTAGTGAAAACAATGGATGAGGAGGCAAGAGATATAGATAATGATGTAGTAAAAATCATTGCTCTTTTTGGTCCGGAGGCGAGTGAATTAAGAGAGCTAATTGCTTATATCAAACTCACTAATGAAATTGTACGAATTGGTGATTATGCCAAAACTTATGCCAAAACTATGAAGCGCCATATTGCAAATGAGATCGATTTTTCAAAACTTGATGAGTATGTTGTTCAACTGCATGAGACTGCTATTAAGGCAATAGAGTTTGCATTAGATATTATTGAAAGCGAAGATGGAGAGGAGCTTTATCGCAAAACGATGGTAGAAGAGAGTAAAACGGATGAGATATTTAAGCTTTTTGAAAAAGAGCTTCTCTCAGATCTTTGTGAAGATAGCGAGAAAATTGCAGATTATCTCAATGTGCTCTCTACCGCAAGAAAAATTGAGCGCACGGCAGACAGAGCCGTTGAAATTGCAAAATTGCTGCTATTTGCCAAAAAAGGCGGAAAATTGGAGAGCTTTTAA
- a CDS encoding response regulator transcription factor, translated as MAKPLIVVIEDKEDLLELLEFRLSKEYEVEGFLSTKNVEHFLEEEDVALMLVDRNLPGVEGSEFVKNLRNRGYDIPVIFLTAKDSESDIEMGFMRGGDDYITKPFNFNELLLRIQAVLRRSRPDLFASNLKYRDIELHPSSHKCFIEGKEVQLTKLEFELLSEFLKNRGQVLSRDYLLEHVWRDIKQERSVNVAIKRLKEKIDPKKEKNYIEAVRGVGYKLC; from the coding sequence ATGGCAAAACCTTTAATTGTCGTTATTGAAGACAAAGAAGATTTGCTAGAGCTTTTAGAGTTTCGTCTTTCTAAAGAATATGAAGTAGAGGGTTTTTTATCTACAAAAAATGTAGAGCACTTTTTAGAAGAGGAAGATGTAGCCTTGATGCTAGTTGATAGAAATTTACCGGGAGTTGAGGGGAGCGAGTTTGTAAAAAATCTTCGCAATAGAGGATATGACATTCCCGTTATTTTTCTTACGGCAAAAGATAGTGAGAGTGATATAGAAATGGGATTTATGCGTGGGGGAGATGATTATATTACAAAACCTTTTAATTTTAATGAGCTTTTGCTAAGAATCCAAGCAGTCCTTCGCAGAAGCCGTCCGGATCTCTTTGCTTCTAATTTAAAATATAGAGATATTGAGCTTCATCCCTCTTCGCACAAATGTTTTATTGAAGGCAAAGAGGTGCAGCTAACAAAACTTGAATTTGAGCTTTTGAGTGAGTTTTTAAAAAATAGAGGTCAAGTACTCAGCAGAGATTATCTCTTGGAGCATGTTTGGAGGGATATTAAACAAGAGCGCAGTGTCAATGTAGCAATCAAGCGTCTTAAAGAAAAGATTGATCCAAAAAAAGAGAAAAACTACATCGAAGCGGTGCGGGGAGTTGGATATAAGCTATGCTAA
- a CDS encoding HAMP domain-containing sensor histidine kinase: MLRLHQIFFSHLLALLGVLFVLVSLFSYYGIRQIEIDNFTNELKTILKILDEKIDVKKIDKKVHARVTLIDSSGKVLAESRFDPQGMENHLNRPEIKEAMKKGWGRSVRYSATLHQDFLYVAKRLGDGKFLRLAKPLKEINEHFLALWIRFMAIFALFIFIALLVSFFLSKKIKAEVQKILDYVDALWHKEYEKSLKVSFAKEFELLSKHLQKLAKRLQKREAKKERYTQKIKQISKQRTELISAISHEFKNPVAVIDGYAQTLLEEEVPQKLQKRFIEKIYNASQKISYMIDRLALAMKFESGSLQPHKEHFDMCEALQKAVEFIHQRYKNREIQVECKPFIVYADKYMIETVLFNLLDNALKYSELAVVVRIKDDYLEVIDRGIGIKEKEIKKLTKKFYRVRQSWDNSMGLGLYITEYILQLHQTKLEIESEYGKGSVFRFSLKPLQ, translated from the coding sequence ATGCTAAGACTTCATCAGATCTTTTTTTCCCATCTTTTGGCGCTTTTGGGCGTTTTATTTGTTTTGGTAAGTCTTTTTAGTTACTATGGAATCCGCCAGATAGAGATTGATAACTTTACAAATGAGCTTAAAACTATTCTAAAAATTTTAGATGAAAAGATAGATGTTAAAAAGATTGATAAAAAAGTGCATGCAAGGGTTACTCTCATTGATAGCAGTGGCAAAGTGCTTGCAGAGAGCCGTTTTGATCCACAGGGTATGGAAAATCACCTTAACCGCCCTGAAATCAAAGAGGCAATGAAAAAAGGGTGGGGAAGGAGCGTAAGGTATTCAGCTACTTTGCACCAAGACTTTTTGTATGTAGCCAAGAGGCTTGGTGATGGAAAATTTTTGCGTCTTGCCAAACCGCTAAAAGAGATAAATGAGCATTTTTTAGCTCTTTGGATCCGTTTTATGGCTATATTTGCCCTTTTTATCTTTATAGCTTTGTTGGTTTCATTCTTTTTAAGCAAAAAAATTAAAGCTGAAGTGCAAAAGATTTTAGACTATGTAGATGCTCTGTGGCACAAAGAGTATGAGAAGAGTTTAAAAGTCTCTTTTGCCAAAGAGTTTGAGCTTTTATCAAAGCATTTGCAAAAGCTTGCAAAGAGGCTTCAAAAAAGGGAAGCAAAAAAGGAGCGCTATACGCAAAAAATCAAGCAGATCTCAAAACAGCGTACAGAGCTTATTAGTGCAATTAGCCATGAATTTAAAAATCCTGTTGCCGTTATAGATGGATATGCTCAGACTCTTTTGGAAGAGGAGGTTCCGCAGAAACTGCAAAAGAGATTTATTGAAAAGATTTACAATGCAAGCCAGAAAATTAGCTATATGATTGATAGATTGGCACTGGCTATGAAGTTTGAAAGCGGCTCCTTGCAGCCTCATAAAGAGCATTTTGATATGTGTGAAGCTTTGCAAAAGGCGGTTGAATTTATTCATCAGCGCTATAAAAATAGAGAAATTCAGGTAGAGTGCAAGCCTTTTATAGTTTATGCAGATAAATATATGATAGAAACCGTGCTTTTTAATCTTTTGGATAATGCTTTGAAATATTCTGAGCTTGCAGTCGTGGTGCGTATTAAAGATGATTATTTGGAGGTCATAGATAGAGGAATTGGAATAAAGGAAAAGGAGATAAAGAAACTTACTAAAAAGTTTTACAGAGTGCGTCAAAGTTGGGATAACTCCATGGGACTTGGGCTTTATATTACGGAGTATATTTTACAGCTTCATCAGACTAAGCTGGAGATAGAGAGCGAATATGGCAAAGGATCAGTTTTTCGATTTTCTTTAAAACCTTTGCAATAA
- a CDS encoding zinc ribbon domain-containing protein YjdM, protein MSLPKCPKCGSEYVYEDGELLICPECGYEFTKEDAQKKEEGLTVKDAHGNILQDGDDVIVIKDLKVKGASGSIKGGTKVKNIRLCEGDHNIDCKVPGFGAMKLKSEFVKKA, encoded by the coding sequence ATGAGTTTACCAAAATGTCCAAAATGTGGTAGTGAATATGTCTATGAAGATGGAGAACTGCTTATATGCCCAGAGTGTGGATATGAGTTTACAAAAGAGGATGCCCAGAAGAAAGAAGAAGGACTAACTGTCAAAGATGCTCACGGAAATATATTACAAGATGGCGATGATGTAATTGTGATTAAAGATCTCAAAGTCAAAGGTGCAAGTGGATCTATCAAAGGGGGAACGAAAGTCAAAAATATTCGTCTTTGTGAAGGAGATCATAATATTGATTGTAAAGTTCCCGGATTTGGAGCAATGAAGCTTAAAAGCGAATTTGTAAAAAAAGCATGA
- a CDS encoding ABC transporter ATP-binding protein: MSVLKIEHLTFGYSQENLLFQDFSLEVHKGEIVSIVGPSGVGKSTLFELIAGFLKPIRGNIITEPFSMIFQDPYTSFHPTYKIVDQISDVCDIDGIEQLALQMDIDSKLLYKLPHELSGGQLQRCSILRAIMMKPKLILADEPTSALDNITSLKVMKLLLRYLDRVGILLITHDLALAKWCSDRIIELGTE, translated from the coding sequence ATGAGTGTTTTAAAAATAGAGCATCTTACTTTTGGTTATTCCCAAGAAAATCTTCTCTTTCAAGATTTCTCTTTGGAAGTACACAAAGGTGAGATTGTCTCTATAGTAGGACCAAGTGGGGTTGGCAAGAGTACTCTTTTTGAATTGATTGCAGGTTTTTTAAAACCAATACGAGGCAATATTATTACAGAGCCTTTCAGTATGATTTTTCAAGATCCTTACACCTCTTTTCATCCTACGTATAAAATAGTAGATCAAATTTCTGATGTTTGTGATATAGATGGTATTGAGCAATTAGCTTTGCAGATGGATATCGATTCAAAGCTTTTATATAAACTTCCCCATGAGCTCTCTGGCGGGCAGCTGCAGCGCTGCTCAATACTCCGTGCAATTATGATGAAGCCAAAACTCATCTTAGCAGATGAGCCTACAAGTGCTTTGGATAATATCACAAGTCTTAAAGTAATGAAGCTGCTACTGCGCTATCTTGATAGAGTAGGGATTTTGCTCATTACACATGATTTGGCGCTTGCCAAATGGTGTAGCGATCGCATTATTGAGTTGGGCACAGAGTAG
- a CDS encoding lysophospholipid acyltransferase family protein, with product MKIFAKIRGIYAALVILIMVTLNILAFLLFPKKHYKKLKTFFTRAILQLLGIKVVTEGKPDPTVKMIIMNHSSLIDIPVIEATFPYDMVWIAKKELFDTPFFGLLLKLPENIRLDREDRKSLVHLLKESKNKSQNKIIAIFPEGTRARGDRLLPFKPGAKIIAEKLHLKVQPVVIVCARARFDSKKLELNPGIIKVKYLPSFTPDPQTDWLRDLRSKMQEIVDKERTTLCPTQ from the coding sequence ATGAAGATCTTTGCCAAAATTAGAGGTATTTATGCAGCACTTGTAATATTAATTATGGTAACTCTTAACATCTTGGCATTTTTACTTTTTCCCAAAAAACATTATAAAAAACTCAAAACATTCTTCACCCGTGCAATCTTACAACTCCTTGGTATCAAAGTAGTAACAGAAGGGAAACCAGATCCTACAGTAAAAATGATCATTATGAACCACTCGAGCCTCATTGATATTCCAGTAATCGAAGCAACATTTCCTTATGATATGGTATGGATCGCTAAAAAAGAGCTTTTTGATACTCCATTTTTTGGCCTTTTACTCAAACTTCCTGAAAATATTCGCCTTGATAGAGAAGATCGCAAATCTCTTGTTCATCTTCTCAAAGAATCAAAAAATAAAAGTCAAAATAAAATAATTGCTATCTTTCCTGAAGGCACACGTGCTAGAGGAGACAGGCTATTGCCATTCAAACCGGGAGCAAAAATTATTGCCGAAAAACTTCATCTCAAAGTGCAACCTGTGGTCATCGTTTGCGCAAGGGCAAGATTTGATAGCAAGAAGCTTGAGCTCAATCCTGGCATCATCAAAGTAAAATATTTACCCAGCTTCACACCGGATCCTCAAACTGATTGGCTAAGAGATCTGCGCAGCAAAATGCAAGAGATTGTAGATAAAGAGCGTACTACTCTGTGCCCAACTCAATAA
- the purQ gene encoding phosphoribosylformylglycinamidine synthase I encodes MKVAIIRFPGTNCEFDTEYAFNIIGAKTTIVWHKDQALPKDIDLVVLPGGFSYGDYLRSGAIARFSPIMQAVQEFAKKGGYVLGICNGFQILLESHLLPGAMKRNENLHFISKFQYIKVLSNNNKFLSLLENGEILNIPIAHAEGNYYVQEEILKSMYDNDQVILQYCDKNGEYDNPNGSVDAIAGICNKDKNVFGLMPHPERACEKILGSEDGIKMIKGFMY; translated from the coding sequence ATGAAAGTAGCGATTATCAGATTTCCGGGAACAAACTGCGAATTTGATACAGAGTATGCATTTAATATTATTGGAGCAAAAACAACAATAGTCTGGCATAAAGATCAAGCACTTCCTAAAGATATAGATCTTGTAGTTCTTCCTGGTGGATTTAGCTATGGAGACTATCTCAGAAGTGGCGCAATAGCAAGGTTTAGTCCAATCATGCAAGCTGTACAAGAGTTTGCCAAAAAAGGTGGCTATGTATTGGGTATATGTAATGGCTTCCAAATTCTCTTAGAATCCCATCTGCTTCCTGGAGCCATGAAGCGTAATGAAAATCTTCACTTTATCTCCAAGTTTCAATATATTAAAGTACTTTCTAATAACAATAAATTTCTCTCATTACTGGAAAATGGAGAGATTCTCAATATTCCTATCGCACATGCCGAAGGAAACTATTATGTTCAAGAAGAGATACTTAAAAGTATGTATGATAACGATCAAGTGATTTTGCAATATTGTGACAAAAATGGGGAGTATGATAATCCAAACGGAAGTGTTGATGCAATAGCTGGTATATGCAATAAAGACAAAAATGTTTTTGGACTTATGCCCCATCCAGAGAGAGCCTGTGAGAAGATTCTTGGTAGTGAAGATGGAATAAAGATGATTAAAGGATTTATGTATTAG